From Miscanthus floridulus cultivar M001 chromosome 15, ASM1932011v1, whole genome shotgun sequence, the proteins below share one genomic window:
- the LOC136508672 gene encoding uncharacterized protein isoform X1, with translation MAHGLLGSMADREHQTVFVTVGTTCFDALVTAVDSSEVKKALLQKGYSNLLIQMGRGTYVPSKVSGDATLQVDHFTFSPSIADNMRTASLVISHAGSGSIFETLRLGKPLIVVVNEDLMDNHQSELAEELAERKHLFCARPQTLGETIRAMDLETLVPYKPGDATPVVTLINRFLGFPVD, from the exons ATGGCTCACGGCTTGTTAGGATCGATGGCAGATAGGGAGCATCAAACAGTGTTTGTCACGGTGGGGACCACATGTTTTGATGCTCTTGTCACGGCGGTAGATTCTTCAGAAGTGAAGAAGGCTTTATTGCAAAAAGGTTATAGTAATCTTCTTATTCAAATGGGCCGGGGAACATATGTTCCATCTAAG GTCTCAGGAGATGCTACCCTTCAAGTTGATCATTTCACATTTTCACCAAGCATCGCTGACAATATGAGAACAGCTTCCCTAGTTATCAGCCATGCAG GTTCAGGAAGCATATTTGAGACACTACGGCTCGGCAAACCACTAATCGTTGTTGTAAATGAAGATTTGATGGACAATCACCAGAGTGAATTAGCAGAAGAATTGGCTGAAAGGAAGCATCTCTTCTGTGCACGCCCACAAACATTGGGAGAGACCATCCGGGCAATGGACCTAGAGACACTAGTTCCTTATAAGCCAGGGGACGCCACACCAGTTGTCACCCTGATAAACAGATTTCTTGGCTTTCCAGTTGACTGA
- the LOC136508672 gene encoding uncharacterized protein isoform X2, which yields MADREHQTVFVTVGTTCFDALVTAVDSSEVKKALLQKGYSNLLIQMGRGTYVPSKVSGDATLQVDHFTFSPSIADNMRTASLVISHAGSGSIFETLRLGKPLIVVVNEDLMDNHQSELAEELAERKHLFCARPQTLGETIRAMDLETLVPYKPGDATPVVTLINRFLGFPVD from the exons ATGGCAGATAGGGAGCATCAAACAGTGTTTGTCACGGTGGGGACCACATGTTTTGATGCTCTTGTCACGGCGGTAGATTCTTCAGAAGTGAAGAAGGCTTTATTGCAAAAAGGTTATAGTAATCTTCTTATTCAAATGGGCCGGGGAACATATGTTCCATCTAAG GTCTCAGGAGATGCTACCCTTCAAGTTGATCATTTCACATTTTCACCAAGCATCGCTGACAATATGAGAACAGCTTCCCTAGTTATCAGCCATGCAG GTTCAGGAAGCATATTTGAGACACTACGGCTCGGCAAACCACTAATCGTTGTTGTAAATGAAGATTTGATGGACAATCACCAGAGTGAATTAGCAGAAGAATTGGCTGAAAGGAAGCATCTCTTCTGTGCACGCCCACAAACATTGGGAGAGACCATCCGGGCAATGGACCTAGAGACACTAGTTCCTTATAAGCCAGGGGACGCCACACCAGTTGTCACCCTGATAAACAGATTTCTTGGCTTTCCAGTTGACTGA
- the LOC136509005 gene encoding heptahelical transmembrane protein 4-like, with protein sequence MASSSCIACNGTADEKEEKRKCELIGYEALPEWLKDNEFIHGYYRCEWPMKETILSIFSIHNETLNVWSHLIGFLLFLCLTIFTAMVIPRNGSSSRSSGSSTAYQLGDLVEMAKANMTVALRHEALAACFLLPPSAAAASAALSEDGQQIPTSDPPNTSSSHHNAIQIQGSTGNTAATMDAADTGTAAAAADPITRWPLFAYLGGAMVCLLTSSACHLILCHSERTAYVTLRLDYAGIAALIVTSFYPLAYYSFLCDRALQRLYMGSITALGAAAVTASLVPAFQAPQLRPLRAALFSCMGTSGALPIAHKLLLYGGTAPGAVASAGYEALMGTLYALGVAVYAARVPERWAPGRFDLVGHSHQLFHLFVIAGAYAHYLAGVEYLKWRDVDKC encoded by the exons ATGGCTTCTTCTTCCTGCATAGCTTGCAATGGCACTGCCGATGAGAAGGAGGAGAAGCGCAAGTGTGAGCTCATCGGGTACGAAGCACTGCCGGAGTGGCTCAAGGACAACGAGTTCATCCATGGCTACTACCGCTGCGAGTGGCCGATGAAGGAGACCATCCTCAGCATCTTCTCCATCCACAACGAGACCCTCAATGTTTGGTC GCATTTGATAGGGTTCCTGCTGTTCCTGTGCCTCACAATCTTCACAGCAATGGTGATCCCAAGgaacggcagcagcagcaggagcagcggtAGCAGCACTGCATACCAGCTGGGAGATCTGGTGGAGATGGCCAAGGCCAACATGACGGTAGCGCTGAGGCACGAGGCACTTGCAGCGTGTTTCCTGCTGCcaccatctgctgctgctgcttcagcTGCTTTGTCTGAAGATGGTCAGCAGATCCCAACCAGCGATCCACCCAACACTTCCTCCTCTCACCATAATGCCATCCAGATCCAG GGCAGCACTGGTAATACGGCGGCCACCATGGACGCCGCCGACacaggcaccgccgccgccgccgccgaccccaTCACGCGGTGGCCGCTGTTCGCGTACCTGGGCGGCGCGATGGTGTGCCTGCTGACGAGCAGCGCGTGCCACCTGATCCTGTGCCACTCGGAGCGCACGGCGTACGTGACGCTGCGCCTCGACTACGCCGGCATCGCCGCGCTGATCGTCACCTCCTTCTACCCGCTGGCCTACTACTCCTTCCTCTGCGACCGGGCCCTGCAGCGGCTCTACATGGGCTCCATCACGGCGCTGGGCGCCGCCGCCGTGACGGCGTCGCTGGTGCCGGCGTTCCAGGCGCCCCAGCTGCGCCCGCTCCGCGCCGCGCTCTTCTCCTGCATGGGCACGTCGGGGGCGCTGCCCATCGCGCACAAGCTGCTCCTCTACGGCGGCACCGCGCCGGGCGCCGTGGCGTCGGCCGGGTACGAGGCGCTCATGGGCACGCTCTACGCGCTCGGCGTCGCCGTGTACGCCGCGCGTGTACCCGAGCGGTGGGCGCCCGGGAGGTTCGACCTCGTCGGCCACAGCCACCAGCTGTTCCACCTCTTCGTCATCGCCGGCGCGTACGCGCACTACCTCGCCGGAGTCGAGTACCTCAAGTGGAGGGACGTCGACAAATGCTAG